GCTCAAAGAAATGTTGCATTAGAAAGCTGtgcacaaacatacatacatattttggttttaaatacTATAGTAGTGGTTCTTAAACTTTTTATAACAAGGACCACCTACTTAAGTCCTAAGAGTTCCAAGAGCCACCCTCTTTGCAGGCCATTAAAGTAGTGGAACAACTGGACATTTACTTTTCAGTTTGTTGTGTTATGccctaaaacaaaagaaaggaagaaaatgaGATCGATCGAAGGAAGCAGTTTGTGTTCCTTTGTTTTTATAACCACTGCAATTCTCACGTTGATAgttgaaaaaataacaaaggtCCCTAGAAGTCAGaattcagtcagaggcttctctGACCAGCGCtgacctcaaaatccaatatggctgactTGCATAGAGAACTTAGAATTACCTAAAGGGAAAAACGCAAACaatcaaataacacaaaaatacaCCATTTATTTCCACATCTCGCAATGACCATTTCAAACCAATCACACACAGTACTATATAATCTACcaaaaaaaagcagagaaatacATTGTTATTAGCTTGCTTTGCTAGTAGTAGTTAGCCTGGTCACTGAACACATCAATCTGCAAATCCCACTGGATATTGAAGTTGGAGCTGAAACATGGTTAAGTTTGGTTGAACCTCATTCACAGACCCAAGTTTAAACTTCAAAGGTAATGGAGCACACCATAATTAGCTACCAGCACTTGTTGGTTGATTGTTGTCCTCACATGACAGCAAATATGCTTACACCTTTCAAATTAGTggtaattttgttttcatggtgtcactCACTGTGGAAATAGTTCTCATTGGTTGGATCCTCCCTGATGAGTAGGCACATCTGTAAGTAATCAATTCATCAGCAGCAGGGTATTTATGATCAGGGCTCCTCCAGCCTAGTTGTTTGTTTGGTTGTGATCATCAAGTCCTCTTGGGTTCTCTAGGCATAATAACCTGAGAACATTTTGATTGTGATTAGTTCCTGCATGCTGTCTGCATGGGACTCACTCTTAGTGTTTCTGTTTGTGCCTTCAGATGGTTTGGACCTACCTTCGGGTTACTTATAAGCACACACTACTAATAAAAAAAGTTAGGGATATTTGGCTTTCGAGTGAAATTTatggaaaaagtaaaaacctgAAGTTGTAGTGATATATCACGAAACTAGGGCATTTAAATATAAGTATGCAATCTCAAACAACTTCTTGAAACAAAGGCCAACAACAGGGGTGAGTATACCTCTACAAAAATGTAGCATCCGGGATCATTCGGCCATCTACCTCCCCCGTTGGCgccggcttcttctttgtggggaagaaagacggcacattaagaccctgcattgattatagggggttgaatcaaatcacaatcaaaaataagtaccccttaccactcattgatTCTATACATGACCAATTACACTCTGCCAAGATTGTTACCaagctcgacctgcgcaatgcgtatcatctggttcggatccgagagggtgacgagtggaagacagctttcaagactcccctgggacattttgaatatttggtgatgccttttggattgactaacgcacccgctgtttttcaggctcttataaatgatgttctccgtgatttcctcaacctctttgtgtttgtttatctggatgatattttgattttctctcagaacattgatcagcatcaccagcatgtcaggaccatactccagaggctttatgaaaaccaactctttgtaaaagccgaaaaatgtgaattcggtgtttcttctgtgaccttcttgggttttatttttgaagcaggcaggtacagaacggatcctgagaagaccaaggcagtggcagagtggcctactccaacggaTCACAGGCAActccaagactgaagcttccatcttaccggaatcctgcattgtgggcgccctcacctgggccattgaaaaggacatcagggaggcacaacaatctgaaccgtacccaggtactggtcctgtaggcaaactgttcgttccgaactccgtcatcaataaagttctggattgggttcataataatatacttacctgtcatccggggattaatcgtatgatcacttttaccaagaggtatttctggtggcccactatgAATCCCGCCATTAGAGAGTTTGtcgcagcttgtcccacatgtgcccgtaacaagaactcaaatcaacctcctgccggtcttcttcaacctctgtctacccccagtcgcccatggtcccacatctctattgacttcgtcactggtctcccgccatctgacgaaaacacagtcatctttaccgttgttgatagattctctaagactgttcattttattccgttaactaagcttccgtctgcattggagactgctcaacttctggttcttcatgtCTTCCGTATTCATGCCATGCCCTTGGATATTgtctctgaccgaggcccgcagttcatttcacaagtctggaaggagttctgtagggctattggtgctaccgtaagcctttcatctggttaccaccctcagtctaatgggcaGACTGAGAGATGCAATCAGGAACTGGAAGTAGCATTGAGATGTGTGATTAATGACAACCCTTCTTCCTGGTGCAGACATCTCACTTGGATAGAACATGCCCTTAAtattcatacttcctctgctactggtttatctcctttgagatttctctgggctatctacctccattattccccagtattgaacctgacactgttgtcccctctgttcagcattatatctccaggtgtcgtaagatctggcgtcagaccaggaggacacttctacgcactttggaacagaataaaaggtttgctgacCGTCACCGTTCCACTGCACCGGTCTACCGCATTGAtcagaaggtctggctctccaccaagaatattaaattaaaggatactactcgaaagttggccccccgtttcatcggcccttttgtcatagaaaggatcatcaacccttctgcggtgagactcaagttgccagcttctatgcacattcatcttacctttcatgtttcacagatcaagccagtctcggacagtcccctgaatccacccaccaagctccctccccctgttcgtctcattgatgaccatccagcttacacggtcaatcgtatcctggatgttcgacgtagggggcatggttttcagtaccttgtggattgggctggatatggacctgaagaaagaacctgggtaccttgttctcttatcctggaccctgctctcattacatctttttacagacgtcatccggagaaacgttcgggattgcctggaggcaatcgttgaagGGAGGGTACTGTGAGacctctgctggctggttctggcacttcattgttctcagctgcaactcatccagctaatgagctcatggctttttaagacagctgctgacacagtctgttgctggaacatagtctctgttatgtggacttctgtcaacctgcctgatcgcttattgtcctgccttcctgtcaatctgcctgtcgccatatggaactcttcttcaggaaatctgcactgtaaatatttccaccgccagaacactctctctctgctcggatccttggggcttcctcatcctctggcttctaacaactctaatcaaggtctacctaagttggaacaataaaacctcatttcaacctaattctgtgcatcgaatctgtgtcatcttctgatttggttatatttcgacaacctgagtaaattaatgataacAACCACTTGTCCACAACATGAAAACCTGGATGTTACTAAATCCTGATGAAACAGAGGTCAGTGGCTTTGGACCTCAGAATTTTAGGAAATATTTTGCGATCCAATAAATCGGATAGCATTACTTTAACATCCAGTGCCACTGTAAAGAACCTATAAAGAACCTTGTAAAGAATCAGGGTTTGAAATGTTGAGACTCTCTCAGTGTTCAAGGTCAAGCTGAAGACTTTTCCTTTAGAAAGAGCTtgtaattgattttattttttatttttaagacatTCGTATAACTTGTTTAATTTTCCTCATAATTTATGTCCTATCTGTTTTCTGTTATGGTTTTAGAGCCTtttatgtaaagcactttgagatCCTCTTGTCTTGAATCgtgctgtaaaaataaaactttatttaatttgatgATATTTGGAGGAAGAGCGGGTCTATATATCACCCAAAAAACCCTACATAAAGTTATAAAACTCTGTCTCTCTGTCGTTTAGAGAATTCAACCAGCTCTTGTCAATGAAACCCCTCTAGCCACTCTTAGATGCCATTGACACGGGAACAGTGTGTATGCAAAGTATTTTCTGAcctttgtatttttgtgttgaAAACCAGTAAGcaacttttattgttttatgagtATGCTCCATGTCTGGGTTTTGGTGCATTTCCTCAGCAGCCATTATCTCTGttcatttttatgattttctgtTAACAGTTGATAAAAacacgacatttaagattagaatattacatcagacattttttaacatttttaatactgAAATGTGGTCttaattaaaattatgtttaatacCCTCTTtgaggttgttattttcaaaagctaCTTGCTTTGTGAGTGGTAaaaatgactggaaaagcgctatataactAGAACACCTAATCCATGTAGTTTTAAATATGTAATCTTATAGATGTAGTTTGTATAAAACAGTGACACAATAAAACAGACATACTGTTCCTTTCAGTATCAGTATTGCAGTATGAGAATAAACTTGGCTCTACGACTTCACAGTCCTCAAACTGCAGACTTTTTTGGATGTTAAATATAACTTACACAGAGCTGTGTAAAAATGTTGTTTGATTTATAGATCAGGATCGTGAGTATGTTGAGTGTTTCACATTTAGGTTGTAGAAACACAATAATAGAGTTCATACCTGTAATCTCTAAAGTAGTCCAGCAGGAGGCCCCAAATTATTAACCATCACAAAACCAGTAGCGCCATTATTAGTCAGAAGCCAGTAGTTTACCAGTGACATACACAGCTCAAATCTTACTGGTATGACACGGAGCATGAGCATAAACTGGCCCATCTTTTCAGGTATTTGAGATGAATTCATTGTCTCAGATCCAGAACCAATGCTTTAATATGCCTACATTGACACAAAAAGTCAAAATCCTCTGTCATATGGCTTTACATGTCTGTTTACTTACACTAAGAAATGTTTGTTGTAATGCATCAAGATAGGGCAaaatcaaaaagtaaaatagaGGTATTAAACTTTGGATGAGGCTGGGTGAAGGCAAgatgaaaaaaacttttaaacataACTAAAAGTCAATCATCAACACAGTCTCTTTGCAGTACCTGGGGCAACTGTAAAAAGCTTTATTCCAGAAAATAATGCAAGTCAATGCAAACCAGGCATAAAAGTCTATTGTCCTTCTTTTCAGGCAACATCTTAGTGCTTTGACCATAAAGCAAATATAGACAGTTAAAAGCATGCAgcaaaaaagttattttgccACCAGCAAGAACTAATAGTAGATCCATTCATCAATAAGGAAACAAGTCTGCATTTAAGGCTGCTTGCAAACATTAACAAGGTGGTTAAATCAGAAATACCATTAATCTACTAAAACATTAGAGACTCCTTAAAATCAGTTGTAAaatagttgttgttttttctcagGTGTCTTAATATGGGAGTAAAATTAGAAAAAGCGACAGATTAAGCTGAAAGGTTGTAAAGAGCTAATCTACAGTGCTGTGTTTTTCTGCCATGCTGTGTCAGTTTCACACCAAAAGTAACGTGATGcacactttaaaaaaagttcCAATTTTAGCTCATTGGCCCACAGTGTATTTTCTTAAAAGTCTCAGAGATCATCAAGACGTTTTTAGGCAAATATGAGACGGGCCTTTGTGTTGTTTGGGTCAGGGGTTtgggccttggaactctcccatggatgcctTTTACCCACTCTCtttattattgttgaatcatcAACATAGAGCTGAACTGAGGCAAATTAGGTTTGCAGTGCTGTAGATGTAATGAGTTATTTTGAGTCCTCCTGGATGAAACGTTGATCTGTTCTTGTTGTGATTTTGGTCAGCCGGCTATTCCTGGAAAGGTTCCCAACAGTGGATAATAATTCGCACCTGTGGTTTGCTGGAAaaatcaaagctttacaaacGGTTTCGTGATCCTTTCTCAAACGATCAATgcctttgtttcttgtctgTTGTTGACTTTCTTTAgggatcttttagcctacttcattttGTCATGCAGATTTCGTTTAAGTGATTTCCTAATTCTACAGGTCTGACCGTTATCCCGCTTGGGTTTAACTGCAGTCAAGTGAGGGCTGGCAAATCAGCCTCTTTTGTTGTGCACGAAAACATCATGCATTACAATAGTGGCCCTTGCTGAGATCTttgtaaaaattataatttttactTGTACTGACTCGAGGTGGTTGATGTCATTCTTGCtgttatttataatttaatttccACCCGTATGTAGATATGacatttgtatttttgtcaCTGTCTTCTGTGGTTTTGTGTGCTCGTTATTTGAGAGTGTCCATTTATGTTCTCTAAGCTTCCACCAACATCTGATGTGGAATTTCCCGTTATCACTTCCGGGTAAGCCTCggagttggtacattccctttctggttgattttgtcatttgtaaatgtgttttgggtgttgttaaattgttttctgaaatgtgaatttgtctCAAGCTTTGTAAAGGTGTTTAAGATGTTGTAATGTTCGTTTGCACCTCCCGGCCACCGTAGTGTCCGTTAGCTGTGGTTATTTTTTGAACATTCTCTATCAATGCTGATCCATATTTTTGTAATACGGCTGGAATATTTGAACTTACATGTGTTTCTGTAATTACATCATACAAGAACTTGCAGGATGtaaattttcaataaaaatcatttaaaggggacatatgcaaaatccacttttttagcccttaagtacattttgttgtgtacttggagggGTGCAGAAAAGTGGAATTTAGTCTCTGCAGGTGCTACgcagatatctttatattctctTTGGGTTGTATTTTTTAacccgttcagttttctctattatgttttttgaactacagtggggagaacaagtatttgataccctgccgattttgcaggttttcacacttgcaaagcatgtagaaatctttaatttttatcataggtactcttcaaccgtgagtgatggaatctaaaacaaaattctagtaattaattagcattttaattgcatgacataattatttgatactttaaaaaaacaaaaattaatattcgatacagaaacctttgtttgcaattacagatagcAGACTTTTCCTATAGTTCTTGACGaagtttgcacacactgcagcagggaaaTTTACAGCGGAGATTCCGGACccctcctccatacagatcttctccataTCTTTCAGGTTTTGGGGCTGTCGCAATagaaacagttcagaaacaatttggaatgaggggaaaaaaagctatatttatgttttagactgactattggtagcggatctgatctttgtgtgctcgtaagtttttgcagccgtaactggttctggatgacggcttcatagcagatagccgttcttccctcttcccggtactgggtaccggcgcagaatcttttagtggcacgcagtaccggaccgtaccggctcactttcacccctggtcaTTGGACAACGTCAGACAGGCCTGAAAAATgcactggcttgagcaggggggaTCTTGCATGTGCTGCAGGACTATAATCCATGGcagcgtagtgtgttactaatggtcttctttgagactgtggtcccagctctatTCAGGCCATTGACTACGTCCTGCCATGTAGTTCTGGCTTGATCCCTCCCCTTCCTTATAATCATTGATGCTCGACGAGGTGAGAGCTTGCTGTTCCCTGTTTAACTTATTCTAAGTGGCCTGTGTGTTTCTTATTAATAGTCTTGCTAGGAATTTAGTCTTCCTTTTTAGGTGGTGTAATGACCCATTAGCAAGCGACACACTTAtacacacaagaaaaacaatgcatGGATATATCAAAAATGTTAGAATAAATAACGTGTGGTGAGTAGATAGCACTGTACAGACTGTTCTATATATCCAAAGCATGTATATATAGATCAGTCTGTACTTTAGATACATGCTTTTGATAATGGGGTTATGACATTTGGAGATATTATTTTTGATGAGATCTGACTGTAGCCTGCAGCAGTGTGATGCAGGATATGACACAAAGCTGTTCAACTATTCAGTCATAAACTTGGCTTCATACATTCATCTAAAACATAATCCAGATCATGACTTTGTTGCACTGTCTCTCacttttttaacagttttgatTCTTATAAGCAGAAACTTCACCATTGAAATATAATATAATCTAGCCATGCATTTTCTATTCCCAAATAACCCAAATTCTGATTAATAATCTAGTGATAAAAATCTTCTTCCTTTAAACATTTGTGGATGCCATACGTTTGGATTTCACAGAtgtaaatctaatttattaCTGTAAGATTGCTCACAGTTTCTCATAAGCAGTGAAACCGGTTTTTGccaaactgttttcttttctttagttcttcattttctatttttaacacGCCTTgctttcagttttgtgttctttttgtccaGATCAGATTGTCGTCTACCTTTAAGTTTCGCTCTGATATATTCCATATGCTTTAATCAGCTTTGTTGACTGTAGTTTGTATAGGGACAAGTGTTAACAAATATGCAGTTCAGCCTTCATAGTATAAGGTAGTTTGCAACGCCCATCCCTAGTTTGCTTTTGGTCagaataaaacatgaagaatattttatgtttaaagtttGACTTTCAAATACAAACCtgagtaaaaacacaacagtcTTTAAGACTtgacaatgcaaaacaatgtgtttaataataaaatgtgataaatataaaaatacaaattaaagaaGAAAAGGTGAAGATCATTTAAAACTACATAAGATGGTCTTTCTCAAAGAAACTACTtcagttttaatcaaaaatgatgCCGTTCAGAGTTCAGTTTACCACATGATGGCTCCAGAGAAGTTTTACATTAAGGCCGATTACAGTTCCTACTGCATACTCCATGAGTTACTGAACGAGGGGTTCTACGAGGAACCCCACATCCCCTGAGGAGCCTGATGATTTAAGCACTCAAAATAAGTGTGACGTTCGGGAACTTAATaccattttcattgtttttcagtttcttgagAACACACAGTGATGTGTACAAAAGATGATTTTCGTTGCCTGTTTATCTATCATCCCAAGTGGCTTGATGGTTCCAGATGTTTCTTGTGACAATAGGTTTACACAGTAATGAAATtgggaaaataaatctgtaaatgtGTAAAAGTATTTGCAGCATGAAATTGTAAAGTTTCTGATTTATCAGAATGTTTTCAAGCTTGCTTTTGCAACACGCTGGTCAAATTGTAAATGAgaatacaataaaacacaaatatttttgaCATCTAATTCTTGTTGGACAACTTGCCCCATTTATTGTTAGattgaaagtgtttttttaaccTGATATATGACTTTTCACTAGACATCAATATTTAAGGTCTCTATCAGTTGGATACAAAACTGTATGGTCAGCATACATCTAAATCTGCAATAGGACACAAATATGGTAAATGTATACATAAACTAAAAAGATGTGTGGCAAGAACTGAGCATTGGGGTACACCGGAATCAATTTTAATGATATAAGATTGCAAATATAaagctattttacaaaatattttagatttaatttattttattattttccaattaATCTAAAACAACATATATTATTGAAATCAATTGCAGATTTTTTACTTACTCAGGATATGTTTTGCATCTTTAAACCTGACTATTAAAATAGGGTTGATTTTGTGTTGTGGGGCTATTTTcccaacaaaaataaactggtAGCAGATCCCTCTATGATTCAGTGACTTCCTGTATTTTTAGAAAAGATGTACAGAGCAAAAAAGATGTTGCAGAATGTTTGCTTGGACTTTTTATGAGACGGCAGTTTTTCCGAGTCACCACCAAGTTCACAGCTATTGAAACATCAACATAATTTGATACAAACAGATTTTGCATCTATAGCACAATTACTGACGTGTTACCACTCCCTGGTCCTGACAAAAGGATGTAAGTGAAGCAATTTAAAACTGGTCCAGATTTCACGTGTGcagtgaaaacatttttgtgtaacAGCTTGTTGATCAGCTTTTGTTTTCAACGTGGCAGAGACAGAACTTGTGGTGGTGTGGTATCTCAGGGCTTGTGATACTTTTGGTTTTGTCAAGTTGTTTTGTCCTGTTCATGAAGTTTAGGATTCTATGATTAAGTTAGGCCACTTTATTTGTTGTTCAGTCATCCTCATCTGCATTCCTGTGTGATTGACCAAGTTTAACTTCtgctttgtttctgttgtttctctTCTACCCATCATAGCTGGTTTCTATTAATTAAACATTACTCCTGCTTCATTTCCAGCCACTCAGTATGTTTGAAGTCTCTAGTCCCCTGCTGTTCCTTGTCAGATTGTTGCTGTTTTCATcagttctgtttctgttttgtctttaaaaataggcacattttttatttggctGTCTCCAAATGTATCTGGTTTGTGGATCTATCTCGCTTCATCATGTAAAAGGTAAATGGTctgtacttgtatagcactttatcaagacCCCTGAGACCCaaaagcgcttcacactacattcagtcatccacccattcatacactgacaggggtgagctacattgtagccacagctgtcctggagcagactgacagaagtgagggtGCCATACAATCAATGCCACCGCGCCCTCTGAACACCATCAGTAGTAGGCAACGCGggtaaagtgtcttgcccaaggacacacgTAGTGACACGGTGACTGAGACAGACATAGTGGGGGCTTGACccagcaacccaccagttacaagaCAAACCCCTGCCACTATCGCCACGGTCGCCCCATGTGAAAAGTCATAGGTCATAGGTCAACGATTGTTAAAAGGATGTCTGTGTCTGCTTTTATGATGGGCGACGATTTGTTTCACAGGATCAGAGCAGGATTCCTGCAGGAGAAGAAGCATCAATCTACCTAAATGGCTCAGAATTGTGGGAATGCTCACAAGAAACGGGCTAGATAGAAAAAATCTGGGTAGAAAAAACGGATAGAAAAAAACGATTTAAGGAAATGTAGGAAATGTAAATGGACCAAAGCACAGAAGTAATTACATATCTacaatttatctgtttttacattaaaataagtattttaaaaagcagtCTTTTGATCAAAAACAATTATCCTACCATAAATGTGAAGGGTTGTAGCATAAGGTTGGATGCTGTGGGGTTCAGGAATTTCTTCTGAGCTGTTACCAGTATAGTAATGCTGCAGCGCCACTTCATTATCTGGACAAAATGTTGTTACCAGCACAACAAACACATCCACATTACAGAGGCAGAGAGGCCGCTATGTCAAAAACATCAGCAAAGTCTTGTGTTTCTTAAAGGTAACACGATGGAGGGGTACTTGGAGCTTTAAATAAGCCATGATGTTTTCCAGGAGACAAACATGAACTGGAAAAAGGCAACAGTGTTGTAGTTGTTTGATATAACTATTTGGATGTCAGCGATAACAAACACCTGAGAtatcaaaaagacaaaaagcatcacataaaagtaaaaaaaaacatgagacaTAACCACATAAAAGAGACATGTTAAAGAGACTAATTTTAAGCCAACAGGAAAGTGAGACATGATAGAAATTATAAGCCAATCTTTGGTCTTAATGGTAAATTGCAGTAAACAGTAATGTTTGGTTCTAGAGTTGAGGAGCATAGAAACTCACTGCATCCCCTTGTTTAATCCTAGTTTCGGGAAACACGGAGTAAGGAGCTTTCTAAAGAACTGAGTGGTCTATTCTGTTCACTACCTGACCAGCCATAGACTTTATTTATGCCCGAGACCAATCAATGCTTTATAGACcatcaacatttttaattatatcCTTTAAAAAACAGGAAGCCAGCGCATTAGTTTAGGAAATGCTGTAATATCATACattttcctggtgttggtcaggactTTGGCAGCAGCTTTTTGGATGAGCTGTAGCTcgttgtttttttacagaaaccATTAAAAGCACATTTACTTGTTCGTCTGTGACCTTTTAACAAGAAAGTCTTTATTCTAGCAATGTTTTTAAGgtggtaatatgttgatttattGGTTTATTAATAGTTTTATGAAAGTTCAGGGCCTGACTCCATGATAACACACAGGTTTTTGTTTGGCCTGAGAGCTGCTGAAGATCTCAGCAGGTGAGTCATATTACCTGGTTCTCGTACATCTGGCTGAGTGCCCTTCAAtgtcaaatggtaaaatttgtatgtaaatatattttgatttaaaaagacTCATCAGCGATCAAAAAAttgagcaggtaaaaaaaaatcatatggactagctaaaataaacagaactggTTTCAAAACTTCAGCCACCCTCCATTTTAAATATGGCTATCAGTACCAGCATTAGAAGTGAAAGTATGTACATCTCCCTCacatcagaataaaataaatccagTCTGAACTATTCAGGTTTTACAGCTTGTACAGAAACAAgctaaacaacattaaaaactcACCATGTTCACATGATCTGATGTTCACATTTTAGCACAAGCTACTTCTCCGGGATTTGCAGACCTTCAAAGAGCTGCTGACCTGGCCATAGTGTGACAGGATAAAGTGCAAGATAGTCAGTTTTACATAAATCTCACGTGATACGTTTGTAGTTTGAAAGCTTTAAGAAAAAGCAACCCTGAGCACAAGAGACAGAGAATACTTAACCTGGAAAGGTTTTCTTGTTGAGTTACTCTGAATTTGAGGTGTGGGTCCGGCACAGACCCAACGTTTAAACAATACAAACTACAAACTCTCAGGCTGAGATCTTGGAGGTTTTCTTATATTCAATACCATGCAAATATCGTGTGTGTTAGTTTGGAGATTATCTTGCAGTTAATCTGAGAAATTAAAAGATAATTTAATCAACATCAGGAATATTTAACAGTAAAGGGTTGAAAACAATTGAATCCACCTTCTGGTGTTGAATGAAGGGCAGCTCATTTACTGGAATATTTCCTACAAGGAAGTGCATTCCTCAGTTCTGGTTTGGTATGAGGTAGTGCGGTAGTATAAAGGTGTCACAGCAGGAGGTTTGTCCACATAGCATCCAGCAACATGAAGGTCCTGCTGCTCTCCATGGTGGTTCTGCTGCTGTGTAGCACACAAGGTAAGGAGAAACTACTTTTCCTGCTTTCTTTATAgtatttttcttcaaataaaatTAGGAGAAAACTATGTTTAGATCAAATGCTTATGGGAAGATTGTTTGATTTAGTTTTTGACTCATTAAACATGAtatgttttcttgtttctccaagaaagtctgtttttgtctttgttttgaatttgatcttttcctCCATAGTGCTCACACTGAAATGCTTCACCTGCCAGGATGAGAATGACACTGTCTGTAAGACAGTGACAGAGTGCCACAATTCGAACCAGTACTGCAAAACCTACAAGAAAGGTAGGTAGAACTTGCAGAACCAGC
This genomic window from Girardinichthys multiradiatus isolate DD_20200921_A chromosome 18, DD_fGirMul_XY1, whole genome shotgun sequence contains:
- the ly6d gene encoding lymphocyte antigen 6D, which translates into the protein MKVLLLSMVVLLLCSTQVLTLKCFTCQDENDTVCKTVTECHNSNQYCKTYKKGDTFSRSCEEFCAEDFFTVCCQEDLC